The following proteins are co-located in the Oryzias melastigma strain HK-1 linkage group LG8, ASM292280v2, whole genome shotgun sequence genome:
- the mettl2a gene encoding tRNA N(3)-methylcytidine methyltransferase METTL2 (The sequence of the model RefSeq protein was modified relative to this genomic sequence to represent the inferred CDS: added 95 bases not found in genome assembly): protein MEAPCAADAVAAAGSSEPDQSLSGSSSAEPRRPQFGTRFLTDPKQVFQHNAWDNVEWTDEQEEAAKRKVSENNYPLPADMQEDYDIRAHEFWNEFYTIHDNRFFKDRHWLFTEFPELAPQCSLNHTSHQEENRSEIPDPKTCRDSGAEDSRDFPGSSASYRILEVGCGVGNTVFPILKTNNDPGLFVYCCDFSNVAVELVKSNPEYEPERCFAFVHDLSDAEASYPIPDGSLDVIVLIFVLSALHPDKMQASIRRLAGLLKPGGTILLRDYGRYDMAQLRFKKGRCLSENFYVRGDGTRVYFFTQDELHELFTKAGLEKVQNLVDRRLQVNRGKQLTMYRVWIQCKYKRNS from the exons ACCTCAGTTCGGTACGCGGTTCTTGACAGACCCGAAACAGGTCTTCCAGCACAATGCATG GGACAACGTGGAGTGGACCGACGAGCAGGAGGAagctgcaaaaagaaaagtctcAGAAAATAATTATCCACTCCCTGCAGATATGCAAG AGGATTATGACATCCGAGCTCATGAGTTCTGGAATGAATTTTACACGATCCACGATAATCGTTTCTTCAAGGATCGCCATTGGCTCTTCACGGAGTTCCCGGAGTTGGCCCCTCAGTGCAGCCTCAACCACACCTCACATCAAGAGGAAAACCGGAGCGAAATCCCAgatccaaaaacctgcagggATTCTGGAGCTGAAGACAGCCGCGACTTTCCTGGATCTTCGGCTTCGTATCGTATTTTAGAG GTTGGCTGTGGAGTGGGAAACACAGTTTTTCCAATCCTGAAAACCAACAA tgATCCAGGACTCTTTGTTTACTGCTGTGACTTCTCCAACGTGGCTGTGGAATTAGTCAAG AGTAACCCAGAGTACGAACCTGAGCGATGCTTCGCGTTTGTTCATGACCTGAGTGATGCAGAAGCCAGTTACCCCATTCCTGATGGAAGCCTCGACGTCATCGTCCTCATCTTCGTTCTGTCCGCGCTTCATCCCGACAA GATGCAGGCCTCCATCAGAAGGTTAGCTGGCTTGTTGAAGCCTGGAGGCACCATCCTCCTCAGGGATTACGGACGCTACGACATGGCGCAACTCCgctttaaaaaag GGAGATGTCTGTCGGAAAACTTTTACGTTCGAGGAGACGGAACGCGAGTGTATTTCTTTACTCAGG ACGAGCTTCATGAGCTCTTTACAAAGGCGGGGCTGGAGAAAGTGCAGAACCTGGTGGACAGACGGTTGCAGGTGAACAGAGGGAAGCAGCTCACCATGTACAGAGTTTGGATCCAGTGCAAATATAAGAGGAACTCCTGa